The genome window CCGATTGGCGCCGAGGGTTAGGAAGTCGAAACCCGACTCTGTGTTGGTACTCCAAGCCATGACGGCGTTACCGTCGTCAATCCCCTGCACGATGGTATTCCAGATCATCTCCCGCACCCGACGCGAGACTTTGCCCACGTAGACTCCGGCCCGCACTTCAAGCAGCCAGAGAGCCAGCCGGCCGCGCAGCCTCGGCGGCGCATTCTCAACCACGATGACCAGCATCGCCGATCCCCTCCTTGTTCGGAATTGCGGCTTCGACCGATTCGGGCGGCGGCGTGGGCACCGCCATGCCACCGGCCGCAAGTACCTGTTCGATAGTGGGAATAATCCGGTGCAGAATTTTTGACTGGCGGAAGGCATCGCGGCAGGCGAGCCGCACCTCCCGCTCCGGGTTCCGGGGCTTTTTGGCGGCAATCCGGAAGGCCACCGGCACCACGGTTTCGAACTTGAAGATGTCGGCGATGTCGTAGACGAACGATTGGGGTTTGCCGGTATGGATGAAACCGACCGCAGGGGCATAGCCCGCCGCCAGGATCGCCGCCTCGCAGATGCCGTAGAGACAGGCAGTGGCCGATGACAGGCAACGGTTCGGCACATCGCCGCTCTCCCACTGAGTGTGGTCGTAGTTGCGGGCCTTCCACGCAACGCCGTGCTGGCGGGCGAGAAGCTCATACATCTTACGAACCCTCACCCCCTCAATGCCGCGCAGTTGTTCCACGCTCCGCCGCTCGGGAGGCTCTTCCCTGAAGCGGAGAGCGTACATCTTGCGCACAACTTTCAGCCGAGCCGAATCGTCCAGGGCCAGTTTCGCCTGATAGAGGAGCCGGTCGGCCCGCGCCCCGCCCGGCTGGCCCGAGGCGTAGAGCCTGACCCCGGCCTCGCCGATCCAGACGAGGAGGCAGCCGATCCGGGAGGCGAGCGTCACCGCTGCATGGGATACCCGCGTGCCCGGCTCCAGCATGAGACACGCCACCCCGCCGACGGGGAGATGAGTACGGACGCCGGTCTTGTCCACCACCACGAAGGCGCCGTCAAGCACATCGAGGTTTCCCTTTTCCACGTAGAGAACTGAGATGCGGTCTTTTATCGGGATGGGTTTAAGGGGAGGAAGCTGTGGCTGCATTGCTGACACCTCCTTGGTAAATCAGGGTCAATCCCCCCTTTATGAAAGGGGGGTCGGGGGGAATTTATGCCCTAGCTAGTGACAGCAATCCGCAGCCGAAGGCCTTCGCTGGGCCGATGCCGGTATTGATCAGGGATATCAACCCGACGGGGTCCGTCACTGACAACACACCATGAAAACTAACCGCCTGAACCTTGCCGACCCGTTTTTCCCTGACCTTACGAAAATTCATGGCTGGACGCTTTTCTACCTCGACCGCCTCAATGACGGCCACGCCCTCAAGTTTCCGTTTCAACCATGCACGCAGATCCTCCTCACGAATCAGCGGAACGCGGCACTTTTTTATTTCATTGGCACTATTTAGTCTCGCGCTTTCGTCATTGATCGTCTTTACCGGGTTGGCGACTAGCATGAAGCGCAGCCGCTGATCTTGCTGGAGGCTGGGAATGTACGGCTTGCTCCCCATCAACCGTACGTCGCGAGTTACAGCAGTGGCCGGTTCGCGTCGAGACAGCATCAACACCTCCACGCTCTGTTGACCGGACCGCTCAACACGAAAGAGGAAATCACGCTCGGCGTCGGCATCTTCGGGAAAGAGCTTCCACAAGACTCGATGAATTTCGTAGGGATTGCGACAGGCTGTTCCGTTTATCAAGACTTTACTCAGATACATCGTCCCCTCCGTAAACATGGACGTTGCGGCTGGCAAACTGGCGCGGCTGGCGAACCAGCGGCACGTCACGAAGCCGTATGGTTCGCGTTTCACCCGGTTCCTCACTGTAGATCACCCCGCCATCCGAAGGAATCATTCGCAAAGCGGCACAAGCATTCGCTGCAGAAAAGCTCGTCTCGAACAGCGGACGGGACAATGGACAACTGCGCCTACCAAGATAGGGGGTGAAATGGGGCGACTTTACGGCCTGTTCCAGTTCAACCAGTGACATCGTCGCAACGTCGGTATTCCATACGGCCACGGTGTAGGCAGCATCGAAC of Geobacter anodireducens contains these proteins:
- a CDS encoding type I-E CRISPR-associated protein Cas6/Cse3/CasE — protein: MYLSKVLINGTACRNPYEIHRVLWKLFPEDADAERDFLFRVERSGQQSVEVLMLSRREPATAVTRDVRLMGSKPYIPSLQQDQRLRFMLVANPVKTINDESARLNSANEIKKCRVPLIREEDLRAWLKRKLEGVAVIEAVEVEKRPAMNFRKVREKRVGKVQAVSFHGVLSVTDPVGLISLINTGIGPAKAFGCGLLSLARA
- a CDS encoding subtype I-E CRISPR-associated endonuclease Cas1, producing the protein MQPQLPPLKPIPIKDRISVLYVEKGNLDVLDGAFVVVDKTGVRTHLPVGGVACLMLEPGTRVSHAAVTLASRIGCLLVWIGEAGVRLYASGQPGGARADRLLYQAKLALDDSARLKVVRKMYALRFREEPPERRSVEQLRGIEGVRVRKMYELLARQHGVAWKARNYDHTQWESGDVPNRCLSSATACLYGICEAAILAAGYAPAVGFIHTGKPQSFVYDIADIFKFETVVPVAFRIAAKKPRNPEREVRLACRDAFRQSKILHRIIPTIEQVLAAGGMAVPTPPPESVEAAIPNKEGIGDAGHRG
- a CDS encoding type I-E CRISPR-associated endoribonuclease Cas2 is translated as MLVIVVENAPPRLRGRLALWLLEVRAGVYVGKVSRRVREMIWNTIVQGIDDGNAVMAWSTNTESGFDFLTLGANRRIPVEMDGIKLVSFLPENGAQQAAEP